One Drosophila kikkawai strain 14028-0561.14 chromosome 3L, DkikHiC1v2, whole genome shotgun sequence genomic window carries:
- the LOC108070395 gene encoding uncharacterized protein, producing MANPNVPRGALNLQNVLKYTVQNTDQNAEEKPIEAADDVEKKQFLESALSAMTDAPTALKAALVILNSEEATTDDKLESLDVIRSHIDDIDNANALVKLGGTVTLLRYVKDSENEIRVSALNTVAEMAQNNTFCQNALITEKFLPVLTKNLSEVNEDVVRSSIYAISSLIRNFQPGYAEFKRIKGIKALVPCLKSSNSNIYIKAAFLIASISRDKNIRDDFVKAEVFPVLLENLRPVIEFDVKQETTLFALSSLSLDSELKLSTEKRKEILSILQQIISKNKQTENCEDIVNYARNIVDNLSAR from the exons atggCCAATCCGAACGTACCAAGAGGAGCTTTAAACTTACAG aacgTGCTGAAATATACAGTACAAAATACCGACCAAAATGCGGAGGAAAAACCAATCGAGGCGGCAGATGATGTTGag AAAAAACAGTTTTTGGAAAGTGCCCTCAGTGCCATGACTGATGCTCCGACCGCTCTGAAAGCagctttagttattttaaatagtgAAGAGGCCACCACAGACGACAAATTGGAGAGCCTAGATGTTATTAGAAGCCACATTGATGACATCGATAATGCCAATGCCCTGGTGAAGCTTGGAGGAACCGTAACTTTACTGCGCTACGTAAAGGATTCGGAAAATGAAATAAGAGTTTCGGCACTCAATACGGTTGCTGAAATGGCACAGAATAATACGTTTTGTCAAAATGCTCTCATAACCGAGAAATTCCTGCCCGTACTCACCAAAAACTTGAGTGAAGTGAATGAAGATGTTGTGCGAAGTTCCATTTATGCGATTTCATCGCTAATACGAAACTTTCAGCCGGGATACGCAGAGTTCAAGCGCATCAAGGGTATCAAGGCCTTGGTACCTTGCCTAAAGTCCTCCAATTCGAATATCTACATAAAGGCAGCCTTTCTTATAGCTTCAATATCTCGCGACAAAAATATCCGAG ATGACTTTGTCAAGGCAGAAGTATTCCCTGTGCTCTTGGAGAATCTGAGGCCTGTTATAGAGTTTGATGTCAAGCAGGAAACTACACTCTTTGCACTGTCGTCTCTGTCCTTGGACTCGGAACTGAAACTTTCTACAGAAAAACGCAAGGAAATATTGTCTATACTCCAGCAAATTATCTCCAAAAACAAACAGACGGAAAACTGCGAG GACATTGTTAACTATGCCAGAAATATTGTTGACAACTTGAGTGCACGATGA
- the LOC108070439 gene encoding ankyrin repeat domain-containing protein 12 — protein sequence MPPPRPKGIGFNTGVQTGARSNSNTPMSERQQMALLIQMTATSSTDSSRTNLKKNECKKGDADSDESNLNEKQEVLDTKDKSSAEESSSDGKNSDSAHQGSSGAKRCYSDIEEDYEESGEDVKKKKRKDSEHGKDLKSASLKLSSRVEKGSKLAATKGSPSGNKSSATSNADKEQVEISKNVDIENETECSDDYKSNDSLYNGGLKVPPLKIVIPQQNCSIDTEGNVLRTGKVTASRNAALPYVVSSNSDSIDTVITSQSISPHESPQKSSICSTVLDDKNIKLFNDEKNLRVLRSSHRTGVTSVERSSNNSSPQMQSSSPSPASSNHANDTADVKLSYSNMTSSPIPQGHQFDQETITNVPSPSTSSTSSSKEINPSSNVDLHPRKRKIRPKNTDDSSKNSNANMDSGANSEESHPHDHPFTNGFQMFLSIRRQIEKKWKSLYPIKPRPPQGYNDYLLTKKSYLLSRNSESPAVNIPSTVPQAMTQIYEDQEKARRDLIQAHTVEREKLCMNVEQEIIRVHSKAARSISGQSAPYSVCTYLKDDEVYNLFTPEQDEKEKSARCRFNGRLLLSWLQDVDDKWEKIKESMVLRHHNEAESLHAVQVMDWNIFAKRNRLCDNPIEVNLEHVPIVSVGDDFDTLPT from the exons ATGCCACCCCCAAGACCGAAGGGGATAGGATTTAATACAGGAGTTCAAACAGGAGCGAGATCAAACTCAAATACGCCCATGTCGGAGAGGCAACAAATGGCTTTACTAATCCAAATGACTGCTACATCTTCGACAG ATTCATCTCGCACCAatttaaagaagaatgaaTGCAAGAAGGGAGACGCCGATAGCGACGAGAGCAACTTGAACGAGAAACAGGAGGTCCTGGACACAAAAGACAAGAGTTCCGCGGAAGAAAGCAGCAGCGATGGTAAAAACAGCGACTCGGCGCATCAGGGTAGCTCAGGAGCCAAGCGCTGCTACTCAGACATAGAAGAGGACTACGAGGAATCTGGCGAGGACGTGAAGAAAAAGAAACGCAAGGATTCGGAGCATGGCAAGGACTTGAAAAGCGCCTCCCTGAAGCTCTCATCCAGAGTGGAGAAGGGCTCCAAGCTAGCGGCGACCAAGGGCTCGCCGTCGGGCAACAAAAGCAGTGCAACCTCCAATGCCGACAAGGAGCAGGTGGAGATTAGCAAGAATGTGGACATCGAGAACGAAACTGAGTGTAGCGATGATTACAAAAGTAACGACAGCCTGTACAACGGTGGACTCAAGGTGCCGCCTTTGAAGATTGTGATTCCCCAACAGAACTGCTCCATCGACACAGAAGGCAATGTACTGAGAACCGGCAAGGTGACTGCCTCTCGCAATGCGGCCCTGCCCTACGTGGTCAGCTCCAACAGCGACTCCATCGACACGGTCATAACCAGCCAGTCCATAAGCCCGCACGAGAGCCCCCAAAAGAGCAGCATTTGCTCCACCGTTCTGGACGACAAGAATATAAAGCTCTTCAATGACGAGAAGAACCTGAGGGTTCTCCGCAGTTCTCATCGCACCGGTGTCACGAGTGTGGAGCGCAGCTCTAATAACTCCTCCCCGCAGATGCAGAGCAGCTCTCCGTCGCCGGCGTCATCGAATCATGCCAATGACACGGCGGATGTGAAGCTATCCTACAGCAACATGACGTCTAGTCCCATACCGCAAGGCCATCAGTTCGACCAGGAGACAATCACCAATGTTCCGAGTCCCTCCACCTCGTCAACCTCCTCGTCGAAGGAAATAAATCCCTCGTCGAACGTGGACTTGCATCCGCGCAAGCGAAAGATACGGCCCAAGAACACGGATGACAGTTCCAAGAACTCGAATGCCAACATGGATTCGGGTGCGAATTCCGAGGAATCTCATCCGCACGATCATCCCTTCACCAACGGTTTCCAGATGTTCTTAAGCATCCGTCGCCAGATCGAGAAGAAGTGGAAGAGCCTGTACCCCATCAAGCCGAGACCTCCGCAGGGATACAACGACTATCTGCTGACGAAGAAATCGTACTTACTCAGCCGCAACTCGGAATCTCCGGCTGTGAATATTCCCAGCACTGTGCCACAGGCCATGACGCAAATCTATGAGGACCAAGAGAAGGCCAGGCGAGATTTAATCCAAGCGCACACCGTGGAGCGGGAGAAGCTCTGTATGAATGTGGAGCAGGAGATAATACGGGTCCATTCAAAGGCGGCCAGGAGCATATCTGGTCAGTCGGCGCCGTATTCTGTGTGTACATACCTAAAGGACGACGAGGTCTACAACCTGTTTACGCCGGAGCAGGATGAAAAGGAGAAGAGTGCACGGTGTCGCTTTAATGGCCGCTTGCTACTCAGCTGGCTGCAGGATGTCGACGATAAATGGGAGAAAATCAAG GAATCAATGGTGCTGCGTCATCATAACGAGGCCGAAAGTCTGCATGCCGTTCAGGTCATGGACTGGAATATATTCGCGAAACGAAATAGACTCTGTGACAATCCGATTGAAGTGAATTTGGAGCATGTACCAATAGTTTCAGTTGGCGACGATTTTGATACATTACCGACATAA
- the Klc gene encoding kinesin light chain — protein MTQMSQDEIITNTKTVLQGLEALRVEHVSIMNGIAEVQKDNDKSDMLRKNIENIELGLSEAQVMMALTSHMQNIEAEKQKLKTQVRRLHQENAWLRDELANTQQKFQASEQLVAQLEEEKKHLEFMASVKKYDENQDQDDSCEKSRTDPVVELFPDEENDDRNNMSPTPPSQFANQTSGYEIPARLRTLHNLVIQYASQGRYEVAVPLCKQALEDLEKTSGHDHPDVATMLNILALVYRDQNKYKEAANLLNDALSIRGKTLGENHPAVAATLNNLAVLYGKRGKYKDAEPLCKRALEIREKVLGKDHPDVAKQLNNLALLCQNQGKYDEVEKYYQRALDIYESKLGPDDPNVAKTKNNLAGCYLKQGRYTEAEILYKQVLTRAHEREFGAIDSKNKPIWQVAEEREVNKYDNRENTPYGEYGGWHKAAKVDSPTVTTTLKNLGALYRRQGMFEAAETLEDCAMRSKKEAYDLAKQTKVSQLLTSNEKRRSKQIKDDMDFTDEKNAKP, from the exons ATGACGCAAATGTCTCAGGACGAAATAATAACCAATACAAAAACAGTCCTCCAAGGCCTCGAAGCCTTGCGAGTGGAACATGTTTCGATTATGAACGGCATTGCCGAGGTCCAGAAGGACAACGACAAGTCGGACATGCTGCGAAAAAACATCGAGAACATCGAACTGGGCCTCAGTGAGGCCCAGGTGATGATGGCTCTCACTTCGCATATGCAGAACATCGAGGCCGAGAAGCAAAAGTTAAAGACACAGGTGCGCCGCCTGCATCAGGAGAACGCCTGGCTGCGCGACGAACTGGCCAACACGCAGCAGAAGTTCCAGGCCTCAGAGCAGCTCGTCgcccagctggaggaggagaagaagcATTTGGAGTTCATGGCCTCGGTAAAGAAGTACGACGAGAACCAGGACCAGGACGACAGCTGCGAGAAATCCCGCACCGATCCGGTGGTGGAGCTCTTTCCGGACGAGGAGAACGATGACAGAAACAACATGTCTCCCACTCCGCCCAGCCAgtttgccaatcagacttccGGCTACGAAATTCCAGCACGTCTGCGAACACTGCACAACTTGGTTATTCAGTATGCATCGCAGGGCAG GTACGAGGTAGCCGTTCCCCTCTGCAAACAAGCCTTGGAAGACCTCGAAAAGACCAGTGGCCACGATCATCCCGATGTAGCAACAATGCTAAATATTCTGGCTCTCGTGTATCGTGATCAG AACAAGTATAAGGAGGCAGCCAATTTACTGAACGACGCTCTGTCGATTCGTGGAAAAACTCTCGGCGAGAACCATCCAGCCGTAGCCGCCACCTTGAACAATTTGGCCGTCCTCTATGGCAAACGTGGCAAGTACAAAGATGCCGAGCCCCTTTGCAAGCGTGCCTTGGAGATCCGAGAGAAGGTTTTGGGCAAGGACCATCCCGACGTTGCCAAGCAGCTCAACAATCTGGCCCTGCTCTGCCAGAACCAGGGCAAGTACGACGAGGTTGAGAAGTATTACCAGCGAGCACTCGACATTTACGAATCGAAGCTGGGGCCCGACGATCCGAACGTGGCCAAGACAAAGAATAATCTGGCTGGCTGCTATCTGAAGCAGGGCAGATACACCGAAGCGGAGATACTCTACAAGCAGGTGCTGACCCGCGCCCACGAGCGTGAGTTTGGGGCCATCGATAGCAAAAACAAACCCATTTGGCAGGTGGCCGAGGAGCGTGAGGTCAACAAATACGACAACAGAGAGAATACCCCATATGGCGAATACGGTGGATGGCACAAGGCGGCTAAAGTGGACTCCCCAACCGTCACAACCACTCTCAAGAATCTGGGGGCACTCTACCGGCGGCAGGGCATGTTCGAGGCTGCCGAGACCCTCGAGGACTGTGCAATGCGGAGTAAAAAGGAAGCCTACGATCTAGCCAAGCAAACAAAGGTCTCACAGCTGCTGACATCGAATGAGAAGCGACGATCCAAGCAGATTAAAGATGACATGGACTTCACCGATGAG AAAAATGCGAAAccatga
- the LOC108070442 gene encoding uncharacterized protein translates to MNPVVLVLSYDSTISPLGIVENILSEMEQPKETNSTESSLDCYKCAIKTKYYKTSIHLVPFTGKLENVPEDILQATEALIIYFNPKDTSFIDTIPNTLSKNEQIQLGFLLTSSSTGGESGGISFGELKERTNFFFDIITLKKGSNSESDSDEGEKEYEEVVEGLKNVVWSNVTMGSKEHKDDISNDELDNQLKDFENLLLTAQSLRNDTSLTREQFLDRAEQFAGIVSAILNDNDSD, encoded by the exons ATGAATCCTGTTGTATTAGTTCTGTCTTATGACAGCACTATATCTCCTTTGGGAATAGTCGAAA ACATTTTATCCGAAATGGAGCAGCCAAAAGAAACAAACTCAACAGAGAGTTCCCTGGATTGCTACAAATGCGCCATTAAAACCAAGTATTATAAAACCTCCATACACTTAGTTCCATTTACTGGCAAATTGGAAAACGTTCCAGAGGATATCCTGCAGGCAACGGAGGCCTTAATAATATACTTTAACCCAAAAGAT ACCTCCTTTATCGACACCATTCCCAATACATTGTCCAAAAACGAGCAAATCCAATTGGGTTTTCTCTTGACATCGAGTTCTACGGGGGGAGAGAGCGGCGGCATATCCTTTGGAGAGCTCAAGGAGCGTACCAATTTCTTTTTCGACATTATAACGTTGAAGAAAGGCAGTAACTCTGAGAGCGATTCAGATGAGGGGGAAAAGGAGTACGAAGAAGTTGTGGAGGGTTTAAAAAATGTCGTTTGGTCGAATGTTACAATGGGCTCCAAAG aGCATAAAGATGATATTAGCAATGATGAACTGGACAACCAGCTGAAGGACTTTGAGAATTTACTGCTCACCGCTCAGAGTTTACGTAATGATACGAGCTTAACGCGAGAACAGTTCCTGGACAGAGCTGAGCAATTTGCCGGCATAGTTTCGGCCATTTTAAACGACAATGATAGCGATTAA
- the LOC108070387 gene encoding protein ABHD18, protein MPPSKLDSLYRRMLITRFFEKGWGKPENLRRVFQFRKIISSRESCFKLVPRDYPVEITKKEISGESTLIEGQFLTPLELHLPGVVPKASQQAHFQLLIPNKWKSEKHKPVCIHLAGTGDHFFWRRRNFVAKPLLKTANIGSIILENPFYGLRKPTDQTRSNLHNVSDIFVMGGCLILECLVLLHWCERNGFGPLGVTGLSMGGHMASLAATNWPKPLVLVPCLSWSTASAVFTTGVMSQSINWDMLETQYFSDGQYRERLSKMVTVIDDAFSAGQSFIKNFNQSLHELKEDISDTRKIQEDERNSNTCGDIYETQAGGSCPQDADSSIFLTKSLKNSKLDSDNLTIDNSKQDLSQKVNAIEKEGLPKEPTKSTLTNLMKFILPLSAQNKSDKIDITKTNWWEREALQFMRGMMDECTHLKNFSVPFDTSLIIAVCAKDDAYVPREGCSSLEDIWPGAEVRYLDAGHVSAYVLHQKLFRSCIIEAFDRAKKVYGKDTGEDLKCDTTYQQLLKKYDKNIS, encoded by the exons ATGCCGCCGAGTAAGCTAGATAGTCTTTATCGGCGCATGCTGATAACCAGGTTCTTCGAAAAAGGATGGGGCAAGCCGGAAAACCTGCGCCG AGTGTTTCAGTTCCGAAAAATAATATCGAGTAGGGAATCATGTTTCAAGCTTGTGCCCCGCGATTATCCCGTGGAGATaaccaaaaaagaaatcagTGGCGAGAGCACCCTGATAGAAGGCCAATTCCTGACCCCCCTTGAGTTGCACCTGCCCGGCGTTGTTCCGAAAGCATCCCAGCAGGCCCACTTTCAGCTCTTGATACCGAACAAGTGGAAGAGCGAGAAGCACAAGCCGGTATGCATTCACCTGGCGGGAACCGGTGATCAT TTTTTTTGGAGGCGTAGAAACTTTGTGGCCAAGCCCCTGCTCAAGACCGCCAATATAGGATCCATCATACTGGAAAATCCATTTTATGGACTGCGAAAACCCACCGATCAAAC acgATCTAACCTGCACAACGTCTCGGATATCTTTGTGATGGGTGGATGCCTCATTCTCGAATGCCTTGTTCTGTTGCATTGGTGTGAAAGGAATGGGTTCGGCCCTCTGGGTGTCACTGGGCTGTCCATGGGCGGACAT ATGGCATCCTTGGCAGCCACCAATTGGCCAAAACCTTTGGTTCTTGTGCCCTGTCTATCCTGGTCCACCGCCTCAGCAGTCTTTACAACA GGCGTAATGAGCCAATCCATCAACTGGGACATGTTGGAAACGCAGTATTTCTCCGATGGACAGTACCGAGAACGTCTCTCCAAGATGGTCACTGTGATAGACGATGCCTTTTCGGCGGGCCAGAGTTTCATCAAGAACTTTAACCAGTCGCTGCACGAGCTGAAAGAGGACATTAGTGATACGCGAAAGATCCAGGAGGATGAGAGGAACAGCAACACCTGTGGCGACATATATGAAACGCAGGCCGGTGGCAGCTGCCCACAAGATGCCGACAGTTCAATATTCCTAACCAAGTCCCTGAAGAACTCCAAGCTCGACTCTGACAACCTGACCATAGATAATAGTAAACAGGACCTTAGTCAAAAGGTTAATGCCATTGAAAAAGAGGGCCTGCCCAAGGAGCCGACAAAGTCAACGTTGACGAACTTGATGAAGTTTATACTCCCGCTCTCGGCGCAGAACAAATCGGATAAGATAGATATAACCAAGACGAATTGGTGGGAGAGGGAGGCGCTGCAGTTTATGCGCGGCATGATGGACGAGTGCACCCACCTGAAGAACTTCTCGGTGCCGTTTGACACCTCGCTGATAATCGCGGTGTGTGCCAAGGATGATGCCTATGTGCCACGCGAAGGCTGCTCCAGCCTCGAGGATATATGGCCCGGGGCAGAGGTGCGCTATTTGGATGCTGGTCACGTGAGCGCCTACGTTCTACACCAGAAATTATTCAG ATCCTGCATCATCGAGGCCTTTGACAGGGCCAAGAAAGTATATGGCAAGGACACGGGGGAAGACCTCAAATGTGATACAACTTATCAGCAATTGTTAAAGAAATATGACAAAAACATAAGTTAG